From Microbacterium pseudoresistens, the proteins below share one genomic window:
- a CDS encoding nucleoside-diphosphate sugar epimerase/dehydratase: protein MTVSADTQGISTITIKQRRRRLLAAIVDCAAWVLGLFAAVVLRFEFEPTLLGWISILVIAAVAVALQIVIGYFLALYRGRYPYGSFDEVRTLGLAVLGEAVVLAVVVLVFGNAIGVPRGTVILAFPFVLLLMFGVRYLARLVLESRRRPSGEAVPALVVGAGYVGDSVLHNITTDPESPFRAVGILDDDPAKKNLRLRGVPVVGRTKNMADAARKTGAQALIIAIANIDSTVLRRLSDEAEAVGLKVSVTPALSSVLSGEASVKDLREVSIEDLIGRHPVDTNVEQIAGYITGRRVLVTGAGGSIGSELCRQLSKFGPSELMMLDRDETGLQLAQLGTLGHGLLDTKDVVLADIREPDALLKIFQERQPEVVFHAAALKHLPMLEQYPDEAWKTNVLGTLHVLQAAQAVGVGTFVNVSTDKAANPTSVLGHSKRVAEKLTAWMGEETGLCYLSVRFGNVIGSRGSMLPTFQRLIEQGGPLTVTHPEVTRYFMTIPEACQLVIQAGGIGRPGEILILDMGEPVSILDVAKRMISMSGKNIEIVFTGLRHGEKMHEVLVGNREELERPFHPKVAHTNADTISPERLDFDGWKARLEQAPRDNDTSMIRPIDISTGPVESSS, encoded by the coding sequence GTGACGGTCTCAGCGGATACGCAGGGCATCTCGACGATCACCATCAAACAGCGACGACGGCGATTGCTCGCCGCGATCGTCGACTGCGCGGCGTGGGTCCTCGGTCTCTTCGCGGCCGTCGTTCTGCGGTTCGAGTTCGAGCCGACGTTGCTCGGATGGATCTCCATCCTCGTGATCGCTGCGGTGGCGGTCGCGCTCCAGATCGTGATCGGGTATTTTCTCGCCCTGTATCGCGGGCGCTACCCCTACGGCTCTTTCGACGAAGTGCGAACGCTCGGGCTGGCTGTTCTCGGCGAAGCGGTGGTGCTCGCGGTCGTCGTGCTGGTATTCGGCAACGCGATCGGCGTGCCGCGCGGCACCGTCATCCTCGCGTTCCCCTTCGTATTGCTGCTCATGTTCGGCGTGCGGTACCTCGCTCGCCTCGTGCTCGAGAGCCGCCGCCGGCCGAGCGGCGAGGCCGTACCGGCGCTGGTCGTGGGCGCCGGGTACGTGGGCGACAGCGTGCTGCACAACATCACGACCGATCCGGAGTCGCCGTTCCGCGCCGTGGGAATTCTCGATGACGACCCGGCCAAGAAGAACCTGCGTCTGCGCGGCGTGCCGGTCGTGGGTCGCACCAAGAACATGGCCGATGCCGCCCGGAAGACGGGTGCGCAGGCGCTCATCATCGCCATCGCGAACATCGACAGCACGGTGCTGCGGCGACTGAGCGACGAGGCCGAAGCCGTCGGGCTGAAGGTCTCGGTGACCCCAGCTCTGTCGAGCGTTCTCAGCGGAGAGGCCTCGGTGAAGGACCTCCGCGAAGTCAGCATCGAAGACCTCATCGGCCGTCACCCCGTCGACACGAACGTGGAGCAGATCGCCGGATACATCACCGGGCGCCGCGTGCTGGTGACGGGCGCGGGCGGATCGATCGGCTCGGAACTGTGCCGTCAGCTGTCGAAGTTCGGCCCGAGCGAGCTCATGATGCTCGATCGCGATGAGACTGGCCTGCAGCTCGCCCAACTCGGCACGCTCGGTCATGGCCTCCTAGACACGAAAGACGTCGTGCTCGCCGACATCCGCGAACCCGATGCGCTTCTGAAGATCTTCCAGGAACGTCAGCCCGAGGTCGTGTTCCACGCGGCGGCGCTGAAGCACCTGCCGATGCTGGAGCAGTACCCCGATGAGGCGTGGAAGACGAACGTGCTCGGCACGCTCCACGTGCTTCAGGCGGCCCAGGCTGTGGGGGTTGGAACGTTCGTGAACGTCTCCACCGACAAGGCCGCCAATCCCACCAGCGTGCTCGGCCACTCCAAGCGGGTGGCGGAGAAGCTCACGGCGTGGATGGGCGAAGAGACCGGCCTATGCTACCTGTCGGTGCGTTTCGGGAACGTGATAGGCAGCCGTGGTTCCATGCTTCCCACCTTCCAGCGGCTCATCGAGCAGGGTGGGCCGCTCACGGTGACTCACCCCGAGGTGACCCGCTACTTCATGACCATCCCGGAGGCTTGTCAGCTGGTGATCCAGGCCGGCGGCATCGGCCGGCCCGGGGAGATCCTCATCCTCGACATGGGAGAGCCAGTGTCGATCCTCGACGTGGCCAAGCGCATGATCTCGATGTCGGGCAAGAACATCGAGATCGTGTTCACGGGCCTGCGGCACGGAGAGAAGATGCACGAGGTGCTCGTGGGCAACCGTGAAGAGCTGGAGCGTCCGTTCCACCCGAAGGTCGCGCATACGAACGCCGACACGATCTCGCCCGAGCGTCTCGACTTCGACGGCTGGAAGGCACGCCTGGAGCAGGCACCCCGCGACAACGACACGAGCATGATCCGGCCGATCGACATCTCGACCGGGCCGGTGGAGTCGTCGTCGTGA
- a CDS encoding DegT/DnrJ/EryC1/StrS family aminotransferase — translation MSSPDVGRAEEDAVVTAMRSGWIAPLGPDVDAFESELAARVGAAHGVALSSGTAALHLGLLTLGVGAGDVVVTSTMTFAATTNAIAYTGAEPYFVDADPQTGNMDPLLLREALETLRAAGERAAAIVPVDLLGKAVDYTSIQQIADEFEVPVLADAAESLGATHNGQAAGSFGRASIVSFNGNKIMTTSGGGMLLTDDEGFAGRVRYLATQARQPVVHYEHTDIGYNYRMSNLLAALGRAQLRRLDDMIARRREMRELYKGLFAGTAGVEVFGAEGDEHDNVWLTSILVDETVTGWAPQLLAAALAEDDIESRPLWKPMHLQPVFAGWRGTINGTSECLFERGLTLPSGSALTDGQRARVFDRIRSFLGSR, via the coding sequence ATGTCTTCCCCCGATGTGGGGCGGGCCGAAGAAGATGCAGTCGTCACCGCGATGCGCTCCGGCTGGATCGCGCCGCTCGGCCCCGACGTCGACGCCTTCGAGAGCGAACTGGCCGCGCGCGTCGGCGCGGCGCACGGCGTCGCGCTGAGCTCGGGCACGGCAGCCCTGCATCTGGGCCTGCTGACGTTAGGTGTCGGAGCGGGTGATGTGGTGGTCACCTCGACGATGACCTTCGCGGCGACCACCAATGCGATCGCCTACACCGGCGCCGAGCCGTACTTCGTCGACGCCGATCCGCAGACCGGCAATATGGATCCGTTGCTTCTGCGCGAAGCACTGGAGACGCTACGTGCGGCGGGAGAACGGGCGGCTGCGATCGTGCCCGTCGATCTGCTGGGAAAGGCCGTGGACTACACGTCGATCCAGCAGATCGCCGATGAGTTCGAGGTTCCGGTGCTGGCGGATGCCGCTGAATCCCTGGGGGCCACGCACAATGGGCAGGCCGCCGGCAGCTTCGGACGCGCTTCCATCGTCTCGTTCAACGGCAACAAGATCATGACCACCTCCGGCGGCGGCATGCTGCTCACCGACGACGAGGGGTTCGCGGGGCGGGTGCGCTATCTCGCCACCCAGGCCCGGCAACCCGTTGTTCATTACGAGCACACTGACATCGGCTATAACTACCGCATGAGCAACCTCCTCGCCGCGCTGGGGCGTGCGCAGCTGCGCCGCCTGGACGACATGATCGCCCGTCGTCGAGAGATGCGCGAGCTGTACAAGGGACTGTTCGCCGGGACCGCGGGAGTGGAGGTGTTCGGCGCCGAGGGCGACGAGCACGACAATGTGTGGTTGACGTCGATCCTCGTCGACGAGACCGTGACCGGATGGGCCCCGCAACTGCTGGCGGCAGCGCTTGCGGAGGACGATATCGAGAGTCGCCCACTGTGGAAGCCGATGCACCTGCAACCGGTGTTCGCCGGGTGGCGAGGGACCATCAACGGCACTTCGGAGTGCCTGTTCGAGCGCGGGTTGACCTTGCCCAGCGGTTCGGCGCTGACCGATGGCCAGCGCGCGCGCGTCTTCGACCGCATCCGGTCCTTCCTCGGTAGTCGGTGA
- a CDS encoding sugar transferase, translated as MTGRAYDPWKRGLDVVGALIGLVVLSPVIGVTALCVALRLGRPVVFAQPRPGRNERIFTLYKFRSMKDVDHERGLVSDEQRLTSFGHALRATSLDELPSLWNVLRGDMSFVGPRPLLVEYLARYTPEQARRHEVRPGVTGLAQANGRNALSWDEKFRLDVEYVDRRSLVTDAKVLLATVRSVLVREGISADGHATMTRFTGTKERVDDA; from the coding sequence ATGACTGGTCGTGCGTACGATCCGTGGAAACGAGGCCTGGACGTGGTCGGGGCGCTGATTGGTCTGGTCGTGCTCTCGCCCGTCATCGGGGTGACCGCCCTGTGCGTCGCGCTCAGGCTCGGCCGGCCCGTCGTCTTCGCCCAGCCGAGGCCAGGACGTAACGAGCGGATCTTCACTCTGTACAAGTTCCGCTCCATGAAGGATGTTGATCATGAACGAGGACTGGTGAGCGATGAGCAGCGCCTGACGTCGTTTGGGCATGCGCTGCGAGCGACGAGCCTGGATGAGTTGCCGTCGCTGTGGAACGTCTTGCGTGGCGACATGAGCTTCGTTGGTCCGCGCCCGCTCCTCGTCGAGTACCTGGCGCGATACACGCCCGAACAGGCGCGCCGACACGAGGTTCGCCCTGGCGTTACCGGGTTGGCGCAGGCGAACGGCCGTAACGCGCTGAGTTGGGACGAGAAGTTCCGGCTCGACGTTGAGTACGTGGACCGGCGAAGCCTTGTCACGGACGCTAAGGTACTTCTCGCGACGGTGCGCTCCGTCCTCGTCCGGGAGGGGATTTCAGCGGACGGGCATGCGACGATGACTCGATTCACGGGAACGAAGGAGCGTGTCGACGATGCATGA
- a CDS encoding acetyltransferase: MHDLVVVGAGGFGREVLDVADAMNSYRVIGVLDDSLTEQNAARLRQRGIDYLGAVDSFAAKKNDAQFVIGIGSASVRAAIDSRMTSAGFEAATLVHPESSIGSLVSLGPGTVVCAGVRMTTNVTTGRHCHFNLNATIGHDVSIDDYVTVNPGAAVSGEVELAESVLIGANSFVLQGLEIGAKSIVGAMACVTRAVPSEVTVAGVPARVISRR, from the coding sequence ATGCATGATCTCGTGGTTGTAGGAGCAGGCGGCTTCGGTCGAGAGGTGCTGGACGTGGCCGACGCCATGAATTCGTACCGTGTGATAGGCGTGCTTGACGACAGTCTCACCGAGCAGAATGCCGCACGTTTACGACAGCGGGGAATTGACTACCTCGGCGCGGTCGACTCATTTGCGGCGAAGAAGAATGATGCTCAGTTTGTCATCGGGATCGGTAGCGCGAGCGTCAGAGCAGCCATCGACAGCCGGATGACCAGCGCAGGGTTCGAAGCGGCCACGCTAGTGCACCCAGAGTCCTCGATCGGGTCACTCGTGAGCCTCGGGCCGGGAACGGTCGTTTGTGCCGGTGTCAGGATGACGACGAACGTCACGACGGGTAGACACTGCCATTTCAACCTCAACGCCACGATCGGGCACGATGTGTCGATTGATGATTACGTGACCGTCAACCCGGGCGCGGCAGTGTCGGGAGAGGTCGAGCTTGCGGAATCGGTGCTCATCGGCGCTAACTCCTTCGTACTCCAGGGCCTCGAGATCGGGGCGAAAAGCATCGTCGGCGCCATGGCCTGCGTCACACGGGCCGTTCCCAGTGAGGTGACGGTGGCCGGCGTTCCTGCGCGCGTGATCAGTCGGCGATAA
- a CDS encoding phosphopantetheine-binding protein, which yields MNHDEFLKLVAEILEIEEVAENADLEDLGWDSLSNLNFIAEVDERANIAVDADKLSEARTVTDLFSLLNA from the coding sequence GTGAACCATGATGAATTCCTGAAGCTCGTCGCTGAAATCCTTGAAATCGAAGAGGTGGCTGAGAATGCCGATCTTGAAGATCTTGGCTGGGACTCGCTTTCCAACTTGAACTTCATCGCCGAGGTCGATGAACGTGCGAACATCGCCGTCGATGCTGACAAACTGTCTGAAGCGCGTACCGTGACGGACCTATTTTCCCTACTCAACGCGTGA
- a CDS encoding SDR family oxidoreductase encodes MKSLADHTVLITGASSGIGRASARLAAERGARIGLVARNEAALRATRDDLPGTGHVVLPADLSDDSTIPDLVRRAVDELGALSGFVHAAGAHAFTPLRTLSARKIAELYQLNVAAALLILKELRRPEARAEELSAVFVSSAVGIVGSPGVSGYAASKAAVAAAARSLALEVADEKIRVNSVAAGVVSTPLTDKMRQLVGPDGWSRIESAHPLGLGSPDDIASAIIFLLSADARWITGSTMAVDGGYTAQ; translated from the coding sequence GTGAAGTCGCTGGCGGATCACACGGTGCTCATTACGGGCGCATCGTCTGGAATCGGCCGCGCATCGGCCCGACTCGCGGCAGAGCGTGGGGCTCGTATCGGTCTCGTTGCTCGCAACGAAGCAGCGTTGAGAGCAACGCGGGACGATCTCCCCGGCACTGGACACGTCGTTCTCCCGGCCGACCTCAGCGACGACTCCACCATCCCTGATCTTGTTCGCCGGGCGGTGGACGAACTCGGCGCTCTCAGCGGTTTCGTTCACGCGGCCGGAGCGCACGCGTTCACGCCGCTTCGTACTCTCTCTGCACGAAAGATTGCTGAGCTATATCAGCTCAACGTTGCAGCAGCGCTGTTGATCCTGAAGGAACTGCGTCGACCAGAAGCACGAGCTGAGGAACTGAGCGCCGTGTTCGTGTCCTCTGCCGTTGGGATCGTCGGCAGTCCGGGGGTGAGCGGTTACGCAGCATCCAAGGCCGCCGTGGCGGCAGCTGCGAGATCGCTTGCACTTGAGGTCGCCGATGAGAAGATACGCGTCAACAGTGTCGCCGCCGGAGTCGTTTCGACTCCACTGACGGACAAGATGAGACAACTGGTCGGACCGGATGGCTGGTCACGTATCGAAAGTGCTCACCCGCTCGGGCTCGGCTCCCCGGATGACATCGCCTCTGCCATCATCTTCCTGCTCTCCGCGGACGCCAGATGGATAACGGGAAGCACGATGGCGGTTGACGGCGGATACACGGCACAGTGA
- a CDS encoding 3-oxoacyl-ACP synthase III family protein — MGSRVSAVDYYLPPNILTNDALAEEFPEWSVEKIEGKTGIRSRHVVREGEYTSELAVRAAEQLLSSASIDRSSVEYLIVCTQTPDYILPSVAGIVQTQLGLPTAVGATDINLGCSGYVYALGLAKGLIESEQVSNVLVITSDTYTRVLNKGDKSVRTIFGDGAAATFVESVGGASRINGVVYGTDGSGAKSLIVPSGGLRDGREIQPKSDAEARGLVAGDHDLFMDGPAIFNFTLATVPAAVDGVLSKAGLGRDDIDLFVFHQANAFMLDHLRKKLGVPKDRFFVSMQDSGNTVSSTIPIALTDAVRQGVLDAGMKVMIVGFGVGLSWGGLVIDW; from the coding sequence ATGGGATCCCGCGTCTCGGCAGTTGACTATTACCTGCCTCCGAACATTCTGACGAACGATGCGCTCGCCGAAGAGTTCCCCGAGTGGAGCGTCGAGAAGATCGAAGGCAAGACAGGGATCCGCAGTCGGCACGTCGTACGGGAAGGCGAGTACACGTCCGAGTTGGCAGTACGCGCTGCTGAGCAGCTCTTGTCGAGCGCGTCGATCGACAGAAGCTCGGTCGAGTATTTGATCGTCTGCACACAGACGCCCGATTACATCCTTCCGTCCGTCGCCGGAATCGTCCAGACTCAGCTCGGCCTACCCACAGCCGTTGGAGCCACTGATATCAACCTTGGATGTTCTGGCTATGTATATGCGCTCGGCCTCGCCAAGGGCTTGATCGAATCCGAGCAGGTTTCGAATGTTCTCGTTATCACTTCCGACACGTATACGCGCGTGCTCAACAAGGGCGACAAGTCGGTGCGTACGATATTCGGCGACGGCGCCGCCGCGACGTTCGTGGAATCTGTCGGTGGCGCGAGCCGAATCAATGGCGTGGTGTACGGTACCGACGGGTCGGGCGCGAAGAGTCTCATCGTGCCGTCCGGCGGGCTGCGTGATGGGCGTGAGATTCAGCCAAAGTCGGATGCCGAAGCCCGCGGACTCGTTGCTGGAGACCATGACTTGTTCATGGACGGTCCAGCGATTTTCAATTTCACGCTTGCAACCGTGCCCGCTGCCGTGGATGGAGTGCTCAGCAAGGCCGGGCTCGGAAGAGACGACATTGACCTGTTTGTGTTCCACCAAGCCAACGCATTCATGCTTGATCATCTGCGCAAGAAACTCGGAGTCCCGAAGGATCGCTTCTTTGTCTCGATGCAGGATTCGGGAAACACCGTATCCTCAACCATTCCCATTGCCTTGACCGATGCGGTGCGGCAAGGAGTCCTCGATGCGGGGATGAAGGTCATGATCGTCGGTTTCGGCGTGGGATTGTCTTGGGGCGGACTTGTCATCGATTGGTAG
- a CDS encoding glycosyltransferase family 4 protein: MTRRLCLMVTSSITATTFLDGYLQFLQSDGWDVTLVCSDGEGVAEMAAAAGVAFEPLAMPRDPAPLDDLGAVFAAVRLFRRIRPDVLVYATPKASLIGALAGWFTRIPRRIYELWGLRLETASGFSRRVFALLERLTARLSSMVIANSNSLAERASQLGVNGGKDVVVLGSGSSHGVDAERFSREAELPEIDPELSRALRASTAPVVGFVGRLNPDKGIDVLFDALAICASRGTEVQLLIVGDSEGVPVTELARRLDGIIPVHLAGFVRDPRALLAVMDVLVLPSRREGFPNVVLEAAAMEVPAITSDATGCVDAVIDGETGLIVQTGNAAALADALARTVRDDEKRAALGYAARARAVDEFAPRHVWALHSRAWRGRRGA, translated from the coding sequence ATGACCCGGCGCTTATGCCTGATGGTGACCAGTTCGATCACCGCGACGACGTTCCTCGATGGGTACCTCCAGTTTCTGCAGTCAGACGGGTGGGATGTGACCCTCGTCTGCAGCGACGGCGAAGGCGTCGCGGAGATGGCGGCAGCCGCAGGCGTCGCTTTCGAACCGCTCGCCATGCCAAGGGATCCGGCGCCGCTCGATGATCTGGGTGCGGTGTTTGCGGCCGTGCGCCTGTTTCGCCGGATCCGACCGGATGTGCTGGTGTACGCCACGCCGAAGGCGTCGCTGATCGGCGCGTTGGCAGGATGGTTCACGCGGATTCCTCGTCGCATCTACGAGTTGTGGGGCCTGCGCCTCGAGACGGCGAGCGGGTTTTCGAGGCGTGTGTTCGCGCTTCTGGAACGACTCACCGCGAGACTCTCCTCGATGGTGATCGCGAACAGCAACAGTCTCGCAGAACGGGCCAGTCAGCTCGGGGTCAATGGCGGCAAGGACGTCGTTGTGCTTGGGAGCGGGTCGTCGCACGGCGTCGACGCGGAGCGATTCTCTCGAGAGGCGGAGCTGCCCGAGATCGATCCGGAACTGTCTCGCGCTCTTCGGGCGTCGACAGCTCCGGTTGTCGGCTTCGTTGGCAGACTCAACCCTGACAAGGGGATCGACGTGCTCTTCGACGCACTGGCGATCTGCGCCTCGCGAGGAACGGAGGTGCAGCTGCTCATTGTCGGAGACTCCGAGGGCGTTCCAGTCACGGAGCTTGCTCGGCGGCTGGACGGCATCATCCCCGTGCACTTGGCAGGGTTCGTCCGGGATCCTCGGGCTCTTCTTGCAGTGATGGATGTGCTCGTGCTTCCGAGCAGACGGGAGGGCTTCCCGAACGTCGTTCTGGAAGCGGCGGCCATGGAAGTGCCGGCGATCACTTCGGACGCCACCGGCTGCGTCGACGCCGTCATCGACGGCGAGACCGGGCTGATCGTCCAGACAGGAAACGCGGCGGCACTAGCGGATGCTCTTGCAAGGACGGTACGAGACGACGAGAAGCGCGCCGCGCTCGGGTACGCCGCGCGCGCACGGGCAGTGGACGAGTTCGCTCCTCGTCATGTGTGGGCGCTGCACTCTCGCGCCTGGCGTGGACGACGGGGCGCATGA
- a CDS encoding lipopolysaccharide biosynthesis protein, which produces MCGRCTLAPGVDDGAHEPVKQRIGGAGRGFASVLSGTVIAQLIAFAVLPVISRLYDPDAFGAFSFVLAVTAVIAPVATLRLETAAMLPRRASAVRAVVMNCLICIAASTVLTAVVVELLQLWGLTALQDIPFASLWIAVLVLFTALYSLLSQLALRRKLYGSVARRNVYQAASAGASQLALALVTRQGTGLIAGQALGRVAGLIPLWLQTRDDFRMVDRRVRRVAWRTYWRFPAVFTPSALLNAIGAQAPLLFVTMWFGLEAGGQIGMAERIVGIPLALIGAAAAQVIEAEVSQKVRDGSGGLRPTYLRVSGLLAVVGLVVGVGFGVLGGWVIPMILGADWAVAGIAVQILALNSAVRLVGSPLSKFILIYQRSLANTVLDVLRVALMGAAFTVTAVINLDLTTSLWWIYTALAITYVVTWCYGLLLAASGDTNR; this is translated from the coding sequence ATGTGTGGGCGCTGCACTCTCGCGCCTGGCGTGGACGACGGGGCGCATGAGCCGGTGAAACAGCGGATTGGAGGGGCCGGGAGGGGATTCGCCTCCGTTCTTTCGGGGACCGTGATCGCTCAACTGATCGCGTTCGCCGTGCTGCCTGTCATCTCACGACTCTATGATCCCGACGCGTTCGGTGCATTCAGCTTTGTGCTCGCGGTGACGGCGGTGATCGCGCCGGTGGCGACGCTTCGGTTGGAAACTGCAGCGATGCTTCCGCGCCGAGCAAGTGCGGTGCGAGCAGTGGTCATGAACTGCCTCATCTGCATTGCGGCCTCGACCGTCTTAACGGCTGTTGTCGTCGAGTTGCTTCAGCTGTGGGGACTTACCGCGCTTCAAGACATACCCTTCGCCTCCTTGTGGATCGCTGTGCTGGTCTTGTTCACGGCGTTGTACTCGCTGCTGAGCCAGTTGGCCCTACGTCGAAAGCTCTACGGATCAGTCGCGCGGCGAAACGTCTATCAGGCAGCGTCCGCAGGCGCGAGCCAGTTGGCGTTGGCACTCGTGACCCGCCAGGGAACCGGTCTGATCGCAGGACAAGCGCTCGGGAGAGTCGCCGGGCTGATACCTCTCTGGTTGCAGACACGAGACGATTTCCGCATGGTGGATCGTCGTGTGCGACGAGTGGCCTGGCGCACCTACTGGCGGTTCCCGGCCGTATTCACGCCTTCGGCTCTGTTGAACGCCATCGGCGCGCAGGCGCCTCTCTTGTTTGTGACGATGTGGTTCGGGCTCGAAGCCGGGGGGCAGATCGGAATGGCTGAGCGTATTGTCGGCATCCCGCTCGCGCTCATCGGCGCAGCAGCAGCACAGGTGATCGAAGCTGAGGTCTCTCAGAAGGTCCGCGATGGTTCGGGTGGTCTGAGACCGACGTATCTGCGGGTGAGCGGGCTGCTTGCGGTCGTAGGACTCGTTGTCGGGGTCGGTTTCGGTGTTCTCGGCGGGTGGGTCATTCCGATGATCCTGGGGGCGGATTGGGCTGTCGCGGGTATCGCTGTGCAGATCCTCGCGCTCAATTCTGCTGTGCGGCTGGTGGGTAGTCCGCTCAGCAAGTTCATCCTGATCTATCAGCGCTCCTTGGCGAACACGGTGCTCGACGTGCTGCGAGTGGCCCTGATGGGCGCCGCATTCACCGTGACGGCAGTGATTAACTTAGACCTCACTACGTCGCTGTGGTGGATCTACACTGCTCTCGCAATCACGTATGTCGTGACGTGGTGCTACGGTCTCTTACTTGCTGCGAGCGGCGACACCAACCGCTGA
- a CDS encoding oligosaccharide repeat unit polymerase — protein sequence MGYIVVYLRKGIVASAALWFTILSVVFFLYSFVVVWSESNFNDLDGIATGVLVVSLGLVSFIAGSLVLGGPKGRRHTEKRHVRRDPTVRRVVPPGRGLFFIAAAVIVPSVVYFVLLGHVPLFMGVGDVFESGYQGLGALQTYRLELTPHLSGMSIPFKGVFDIIRNYGPLFIVGVSTVQMLQGEKRWPRILLIVLGVVTSLAAGQRWPLIYLFVAALAAIYALVGFGIRPALRRVVGFSALLIGVGLVITLLQKRTTEVIDSFGEAVNFVFENLFQRIIFDQSATPILSFQNRVYNSGELGGASYLQALLAYVPGSDVQNFEVDFFSRIYGSSYGYTAAPGFFTEAFINFGLIGVALLSFAWGMLLTTIDRNRQWEKDRYFSPGFKAAIVALLAGTSFAGVGVIIGAALIYFYMSIVYRLGSHLEKSDTTDFSAAELSAVGVAARSK from the coding sequence GTGGGGTACATCGTGGTGTACCTCCGTAAGGGCATCGTCGCCAGCGCCGCCCTGTGGTTCACGATCCTCAGCGTCGTCTTCTTCCTGTACTCGTTCGTCGTGGTGTGGAGCGAATCCAACTTCAACGACCTGGACGGCATCGCCACGGGAGTACTCGTCGTGAGCCTCGGGTTAGTCTCGTTCATCGCTGGCAGCCTCGTGCTGGGCGGGCCGAAAGGCAGGCGGCATACCGAAAAGCGCCATGTGCGTCGTGATCCAACCGTTCGACGCGTGGTTCCCCCGGGCCGGGGCCTGTTCTTCATTGCGGCTGCGGTGATCGTCCCTTCCGTCGTCTACTTCGTGTTGCTCGGCCACGTCCCGCTGTTCATGGGAGTCGGTGACGTCTTCGAATCCGGGTATCAAGGCCTCGGGGCACTCCAGACCTATCGACTCGAACTCACTCCGCATCTCTCCGGTATGTCGATCCCCTTCAAGGGAGTCTTCGACATCATCCGCAACTACGGCCCCCTCTTCATCGTCGGAGTGAGCACCGTACAGATGCTGCAGGGAGAGAAGCGCTGGCCGCGCATCCTCCTCATCGTCCTCGGCGTCGTCACCAGCCTCGCCGCGGGTCAGCGCTGGCCGCTGATCTACCTGTTCGTGGCTGCGCTAGCTGCCATCTACGCGCTCGTGGGATTCGGTATTCGACCGGCATTGCGACGCGTGGTGGGATTCTCCGCACTTCTCATCGGGGTCGGTCTGGTGATCACACTCCTGCAGAAGCGGACGACAGAGGTGATCGACAGCTTTGGCGAAGCGGTCAATTTCGTCTTCGAGAATCTCTTCCAACGCATCATCTTCGATCAGAGCGCCACGCCGATTCTCAGTTTCCAGAACCGCGTGTATAACTCCGGGGAACTCGGCGGAGCTTCGTATCTGCAGGCACTCCTCGCGTATGTTCCCGGCTCGGACGTGCAGAACTTCGAGGTCGACTTCTTTTCGCGCATCTACGGCAGCAGCTACGGATACACGGCCGCACCCGGCTTCTTCACCGAGGCGTTCATCAACTTCGGCCTGATCGGCGTCGCACTGCTCTCCTTCGCTTGGGGAATGCTGCTCACCACGATCGACCGCAATCGACAGTGGGAGAAGGATCGCTACTTCTCCCCCGGGTTCAAGGCCGCCATCGTGGCACTCCTCGCAGGGACCTCGTTCGCCGGTGTCGGGGTGATTATCGGCGCGGCCCTCATCTACTTCTACATGTCGATCGTCTATCGACTGGGTTCACATCTGGAAAAGTCGGACACAACTGATTTCTCTGCGGCCGAGTTGTCAGCGGTTGGTGTCGCCGCTCGCAGCAAGTAA